The following are encoded in a window of Anopheles gambiae chromosome X, idAnoGambNW_F1_1, whole genome shotgun sequence genomic DNA:
- the LOC11175656 gene encoding uncharacterized protein LOC11175656, which yields MSFRACCFALSALLLLLIPFAAAHPSTELRRARFNQPAAGSPALRTLGTLGILFGAIEAEAAIERRLERLMRELAESPAGQRERLERTIAGTLQRGEIALEILGTGLELAASRQPDVSLGYFRRELDARTQEILSTGLTARSGVNPASHNNSTDASGHVKRQVDQQLAVMRRQLAVRLKRIVRNLGDSHSLLATNLATSLGNELIQRLLLQALPKPVRFEELVAGGLKHHAESILRRQTRQDEKAPDTNEIAVSVDASPDASESMESEEEEGPGGLVGLIASLSGGDEGSDVGALIGSLSAVVTNLFGPGGLDVPGLLGTGTSLIAGLLGGDDNFGKVLGSYVGIAIEGLSGGGADMNGAFFGNFLGALIAALSSDPEDDNLPLRPKLFVENFFTGLEEAKRKTDPNADAEQCCQHKGGSDLFAFIGNIVSSVVGGITSLVLNASLGSSGGSSQGSADASGASSAGSSGSSGDHPGM from the exons ATGTCATTCCGTGCTTGTTGCTTTGCGCTCTCTGCACTTTTGCTGCTACTGATCCCGTTTGCAGCAGCTCATCCTTCAACCGAACTCCGGCGGGCGCGCTTCAATCAACCGGCCGCAGGTTCACCGGCCCTGCGCACGCTCGGCACGCTCGGTATCCTTTTCGGTGCCATCGAAGCGGAGGCCGCGATAGAACGACGCCTTGAGCGGCTAATGCGCGAGCTGGCCGAGTCACCGGCAGGACAGCGGGAACGGCTGGAGCGTACCATCGCCGGGACGTTGCAGCGGGGTGAGATTGCGCTGGAAATTCTTGGCACGGGGCTAGAGCTGGCCGCCTCCCGCCAGCCAGACGTGTCGCTCGGTTACTTTAGACGGGAGCTGGACGCACGCACCCAG GAAATACTGTCAACGGGGCTGACGGCACGGAGCGGTGTGAATCCGGCCAGTCACAACAATTCCACCGATGCGTCAGGGCACGTCAAGCGGCAGGTCGATCAGCAGCTGGCGGTGATGCGCCGCCAGCTTGCCGTCCGGCTCAAGCGGATtgtgcgcaatcttggcgacTCGCACAGCCTCCTGGCGACGAACCTGGCCACCTCACTGGGCAATGAGCTGATACAGCGGCTGCTGCTTCAGGCACTCCCGAAGCCCGTCCGGTTCGAGGAGCTCGTGGCAGGCGGGCTGAAGCACCATGCGGAGAGTATTCTGCGCCGGCAGACGCGACAGGACGAGAAGGCACCGGACACGAACGAGATCGCGGTATCAGTCGATGCGTCACCAGACGCGTCCGAGTCCATGGAGtccgaggaggaggaaggtCCGGGCGGACTGGTTGGACTGATTGCGAGCCTGAGCGGGGGTGACGAAGGCTCGGATGTCGGTGCCCTGATCGGTTCCCTGTCCGCCGTCGTCACAAACCTTTTCGGG CCTGGCGGTTTGGATGTGCCGGGACTGCTTGGAACGGGCACTTCGCTGATTGCCGGCCTGCTCGGT GGCGATGACAATTTCGGCAAGGTACTCGGCAGTTACGTCGGCATTGCAATTGAGGGTCTctccggtggtggtgcg GACATGAACGGTGCGTTCTTTGGCAACTTTCTCGGTGCACTTATCGCTGCCCTCAGCTCG GACCCGGAGGATGATAATCTACCCCTGCGGCCGAAACTGTTCGTGGAAAACTTCTTCACCGGGCTGGAGGAAGCCAAACGCAAGACGGATCCGAACGCGGATGCGGAGCAGTGTTGCCAGCACAAGGGCGGTTCCGATCTGTTCGCCTTTATCGGAAATATCGTGTCATCGGTCGTGGGAGGAATCACCAGCCTCGTGCTGAATGCATCGCTCGGCTCGTCCGGCGGATCCTCTCAGGGGTCGGCCGATGCGTCCGGGGCCTCATCGGCCGGCAGCAGCGGCTCGTCCGGCGATCATCCGGGGATGTAG